From Proteiniborus sp. MB09-C3, the proteins below share one genomic window:
- the nrdR gene encoding transcriptional regulator NrdR yields MRCPYCDYYESKVVDSRPTDEGQAIRRRRECIKCNKRFTTYEKIEDIPLVVIKKDGNRQSYNRNKLLNGIIRACEKRPVSMKAIEDMVDEIEKTLFNSMEREITTDLIGEMVMNRLKNIDEVAYVRFASVYRQFKDLNTFMDELKKILDEK; encoded by the coding sequence ATGAGATGCCCCTATTGTGATTATTATGAATCCAAGGTAGTTGATTCTAGGCCTACTGATGAAGGACAAGCTATTCGTAGGAGGAGAGAATGTATTAAATGCAATAAGCGATTCACAACTTATGAAAAGATTGAGGACATACCCCTTGTAGTAATTAAAAAAGATGGAAATAGACAATCATATAATAGAAATAAACTCCTAAATGGGATAATTAGAGCCTGTGAAAAGAGACCAGTTTCTATGAAGGCTATTGAAGATATGGTGGATGAAATAGAGAAGACGCTTTTTAACTCTATGGAAAGAGAGATAACTACAGATCTCATAGGAGAGATGGTTATGAATAGACTCAAAAACATTGATGAGGTTGCCTATGTTAGATTTGCTTCTGTATACAGGCAGTTTAAAGATTTGAATACATTCATGGATGAGCTTAAGAAAATACTTGATGAAAAATAG
- a CDS encoding YlmC/YmxH family sporulation protein, which produces MVKTTDLREKEVINVKDGTRIGFISDLEVNLEKGTIDAIVLPGPGRILGLFGKNQDYVIRWQNIVRIGSDVILVDLNINTEDYLFYGGENREE; this is translated from the coding sequence ATGGTAAAGACTACTGATTTACGTGAAAAGGAAGTAATAAATGTAAAGGATGGGACTAGGATAGGATTCATATCAGATTTAGAAGTAAATCTAGAGAAGGGAACAATTGATGCTATTGTCCTACCAGGACCAGGAAGAATACTAGGTTTATTTGGCAAAAATCAAGATTATGTTATCAGATGGCAGAATATTGTTAGAATAGGCTCAGATGTTATCTTAGTAGATCTTAATATAAATACTGAGGATTATTTATTTTATGGAGGAGAAAATAGGGAAGAGTAG
- the sigG gene encoding RNA polymerase sporulation sigma factor SigG — protein MHINKVEICGVNTSELPVLTNTEMRALFDRIHAGDMSAREEFVKGNLRLVLSVIQRFSKRGEHVDDLFQVGCIGLIKAIDNFDLSQNVRFSTYAVPMIIGEIRRYLRDNNSIRVSRSLRDIAYKALQARDHLVNKNSKEPTISEIAEALGLPKEEVVFALDAIQDPISLFEPIYHDSGDAIYVMDQVSDEKSEDETWLEEIALREAIRKLNDREKLILNLRFYEGKTQMEVAEEIGISQAQVSRLEKTALKHMRKLI, from the coding sequence ATGCATATAAATAAAGTAGAAATATGCGGAGTAAACACCTCTGAACTACCAGTACTTACTAATACTGAAATGAGAGCGCTATTTGATAGAATACATGCAGGTGATATGAGTGCAAGGGAAGAGTTTGTAAAAGGAAATCTGAGATTAGTTCTAAGTGTCATTCAAAGATTCAGTAAAAGAGGCGAGCATGTCGATGATTTGTTCCAAGTAGGATGTATAGGACTGATAAAAGCAATAGATAATTTTGACCTATCACAAAATGTTAGGTTTTCAACATATGCTGTTCCTATGATTATTGGAGAAATAAGAAGATATTTACGTGATAATAATTCAATAAGAGTTAGTAGATCATTAAGGGATATAGCATATAAAGCATTGCAGGCAAGGGATCATTTGGTAAATAAAAATTCAAAGGAACCTACTATATCTGAAATAGCTGAAGCATTAGGTTTACCAAAAGAAGAAGTAGTTTTTGCTTTGGATGCTATTCAAGATCCAATATCTCTATTTGAACCTATATATCATGATAGTGGGGATGCAATATATGTTATGGATCAAGTCAGTGATGAAAAAAGTGAAGATGAGACTTGGTTGGAGGAGATAGCTTTGAGGGAAGCCATTAGAAAGCTAAATGATAGAGAAAAACTCATTCTTAATCTAAGGTTTTATGAAGGAAAGACTCAAATGGAGGTTGCTGAGGAAATTGGAATATCTCAAGCTCAAGTATCAAGACTAGAGAAAACAGCTTTAAAACATATGAGAAAATTAATTTAA
- the sigE gene encoding RNA polymerase sporulation sigma factor SigE — protein MRKIINKLKLIIRIHYIRILRRLRLYDEKEIFYIGGSEVLPPPLTPEEENYLVSKLSEDESIKTVLIERNLRLVVYIARKFENTGIGVEDLVSIGTIGLIKAVNTFKPDKKIKLATYASKCIENEILMYLRRNSRFKAEISFDEPLNIDWDGNELLLSDIMGTENDVIFKSLEEEIDKDLLNQAICKLTVREKKIMELRFGLKNGEEKTQKEVADLLGISQSYISRLEKRIIKRLKKEINKMI, from the coding sequence GTGAGAAAGATAATAAATAAGCTAAAACTAATAATTAGGATACATTATATAAGGATATTAAGAAGACTTAGATTATATGATGAAAAAGAGATATTCTATATTGGAGGAAGTGAAGTTCTGCCGCCTCCCTTAACTCCAGAAGAGGAAAATTACCTTGTATCAAAACTTAGCGAGGATGAGTCTATAAAGACTGTGTTAATAGAGAGAAATCTCAGACTTGTAGTATATATTGCAAGAAAATTTGAAAATACAGGCATAGGAGTAGAGGATTTAGTTTCAATAGGGACAATTGGGTTAATTAAGGCTGTAAACACTTTTAAGCCAGATAAAAAAATAAAGCTTGCTACATACGCCTCAAAATGCATTGAGAATGAAATCCTAATGTACCTTAGAAGAAATAGTAGGTTTAAAGCTGAAATATCCTTTGATGAGCCTTTAAATATTGATTGGGATGGAAATGAACTATTATTGTCAGATATAATGGGTACTGAAAATGATGTAATATTTAAATCATTAGAGGAAGAAATAGATAAAGATTTATTAAATCAGGCAATTTGTAAATTGACAGTTCGTGAGAAGAAAATCATGGAACTTAGATTTGGACTTAAAAATGGAGAAGAAAAAACACAAAAAGAGGTAGCTGATCTTTTGGGCATTTCTCAATCTTATATATCCAGATTGGAAAAAAGAATAATTAAAAGACTAAAAAAGGAAATAAATAAAATGATTTAA
- the spoIIGA gene encoding sigma-E processing peptidase SpoIIGA, producing MYIYAEYLLLENMIINYILLYLTKKFTKTEANNIRVLLASFIGAIYSLVIFFPSLRFMTKFIIKFSVSILIIIVAFNPVKIKKFIRLIATFYVMAFIFAGASLALFYLADVKAYAGNGIFYIRDFPVKMLVLAVSISYILIKIVWGYIQSILTKNKIYMPIVVGLNNKSVEVMGLIDTGNLLRDPLTQTPVIIIQFSAIKDLLPKEVQSIFEKYKENDLQAISEIMVENASSLKFRLIPYKSLGKENGMLIGFKPDNVIVKDDEDKSFCDIIVGIYNNNLASDDNYVALLHPEMFTEKEVV from the coding sequence TTGTACATATATGCAGAGTATCTTTTGCTTGAAAATATGATAATTAATTATATTCTACTTTACTTAACAAAAAAATTTACAAAAACAGAGGCAAATAATATTAGAGTATTATTAGCTTCTTTTATTGGGGCAATCTATTCATTAGTCATATTTTTTCCATCATTAAGGTTCATGACTAAATTCATTATAAAATTTTCTGTTTCTATTTTAATAATAATAGTAGCTTTTAACCCTGTTAAAATCAAAAAATTTATTAGACTTATAGCGACATTCTATGTAATGGCTTTTATATTTGCTGGAGCCTCTTTAGCATTATTTTATTTAGCTGATGTAAAAGCTTATGCAGGCAATGGCATATTTTACATTAGGGATTTTCCTGTAAAAATGCTAGTACTTGCTGTTTCTATATCATACATACTGATTAAAATTGTTTGGGGATATATTCAATCAATTTTAACAAAGAATAAGATTTATATGCCTATTGTAGTTGGGTTAAACAATAAATCTGTTGAGGTAATGGGGTTAATTGATACCGGAAATCTGTTGAGAGACCCACTCACACAAACACCAGTAATAATAATTCAATTCTCTGCTATAAAAGATCTATTGCCTAAAGAGGTACAAAGTATCTTTGAAAAGTATAAAGAGAATGATTTACAGGCTATTTCAGAAATTATGGTCGAAAACGCTTCTAGTTTGAAATTTAGATTGATACCATATAAATCCTTGGGAAAAGAAAACGGTATGCTAATAGGATTTAAACCTGATAATGTCATAGTTAAGGACGATGAGGATAAATCATTTTGTGATATTATTGTAGGGATTTACAATAATAATCTTGCAAGTGATGATAATTATGTTGCCTTACTTCATCCTGAAATGTTTACTGAAAAGGAGGTAGTTTAA
- the ftsZ gene encoding cell division protein FtsZ: MFDFEVDVEQFAHIKVIGVGGGGNNAVNRMIENQVKGIEFITINTDRQALHSSKSETKLQIGEKLTRGLGAGANPEVGMKAAEESRNEITEILKGADMVFITAGMGGGTGTGAAPIVAEIAKELGILTVGVVTKPFMFEGRKRMMHAEKGIEELKKRVDTLVTIPNDRLLQVVERKTSIVEAFTIADDVLRQGIQGISDLIAVPALINLDFADVKTIMLNQGLAHMGIGKASGENRATEAAKQAIHSPLLETSIEGAKGVLLNITGGPNLGIFEVNEAADLIRQSVDPDANIIFGAGLDENLKDEIKITVIATGFDNVIQEKPVDKPSLSIPIDKNKEKHIPETKHFDTDDLDIPTFLRRRDK, encoded by the coding sequence GTGTTCGATTTTGAAGTAGATGTAGAACAATTTGCACACATTAAAGTCATTGGAGTTGGCGGTGGCGGAAATAATGCTGTAAATAGGATGATAGAAAATCAGGTAAAAGGAATTGAATTTATAACTATTAATACTGATAGACAAGCCCTTCATTCTTCTAAATCAGAGACTAAGCTTCAAATTGGAGAAAAGTTAACGAGAGGACTAGGAGCAGGGGCTAATCCTGAAGTTGGCATGAAGGCGGCTGAAGAAAGCAGAAACGAAATAACAGAAATCCTGAAGGGTGCAGATATGGTATTCATAACTGCTGGTATGGGTGGCGGAACTGGAACAGGTGCAGCACCTATAGTTGCAGAAATAGCCAAGGAGCTTGGTATTCTAACTGTTGGAGTTGTAACTAAACCCTTTATGTTTGAAGGTAGAAAAAGAATGATGCATGCAGAAAAAGGAATTGAAGAACTCAAAAAGAGAGTAGATACATTGGTTACTATACCTAATGATAGATTATTACAGGTAGTTGAAAGAAAAACCTCCATTGTTGAAGCTTTTACCATAGCAGATGATGTTTTGAGACAAGGTATACAGGGTATATCTGATTTAATTGCTGTACCTGCGCTGATAAATTTAGACTTTGCAGATGTTAAAACAATTATGTTGAATCAAGGACTAGCACATATGGGAATAGGAAAAGCAAGCGGTGAAAATAGGGCAACTGAAGCAGCTAAACAAGCAATACATAGTCCATTACTCGAAACCTCTATTGAAGGAGCAAAAGGTGTTTTATTAAACATAACAGGAGGACCAAACTTAGGAATTTTTGAGGTTAATGAAGCTGCCGATCTCATCAGGCAATCAGTGGATCCAGATGCTAATATTATATTTGGTGCAGGTCTAGACGAAAACTTAAAGGATGAGATAAAGATAACAGTAATTGCTACAGGATTTGACAATGTCATACAAGAAAAACCTGTAGACAAGCCATCCTTATCTATCCCTATTGACAAAAATAAAGAAAAACATATTCCTGAAACGAAACATTTTGATACTGATGACTTAGATATTCCAACTTTTTTAAGGAGAAGAGATAAATAA
- a CDS encoding small basic family protein, giving the protein MLAFVGIVIGVLVGIYLPITYSASYSLYVSVAILACLDSVFGGLRATLEKTFNTEIFISGFFGNAVLAAFLAYVGDRLGVPLYYAAIFAFGGRLFQNFAIIRRLLFRKKDTKE; this is encoded by the coding sequence ATATTAGCTTTTGTAGGTATTGTTATAGGAGTTTTAGTGGGTATATACTTACCAATAACTTATTCAGCCAGTTACTCTCTATATGTTTCAGTAGCCATACTAGCATGTCTCGACTCTGTCTTCGGTGGACTAAGAGCTACATTAGAAAAAACGTTCAATACAGAAATATTTATATCGGGCTTTTTTGGTAATGCAGTATTGGCGGCATTTTTAGCTTATGTTGGAGACAGATTAGGAGTACCTCTCTATTATGCAGCGATTTTTGCTTTTGGTGGTAGACTGTTCCAAAACTTTGCAATCATAAGGAGATTACTATTTAGAAAAAAAGATACAAAGGAATAA
- a CDS encoding DUF881 domain-containing protein yields MGKKKSNGMVWLIILSILLGVLLSFQMKQNIDDYDLVSLKSIQTMKNDINNIRKEIDDIKYLTENRKKELTKLESVINDEDSNVSELLMDEISQLKLVSGLDDVQGPGIRIILADNEDEEIVGGQINDDIVHDATVQILLNDLRKAGAEAISINGQRVMSRSEIKCAGPTIRVNGRSSANPFVITAIGDPKLLYAAINAPNTYGWILKEVHKLRVETIMKDNVYVPKYYWADQEFKHAKPKKEGEQS; encoded by the coding sequence ATGGGCAAGAAAAAAAGTAACGGAATGGTATGGCTCATAATCCTTTCTATTTTACTAGGGGTATTATTGTCTTTTCAGATGAAGCAGAATATAGATGATTATGACTTAGTTTCGTTAAAGTCTATACAGACGATGAAAAACGATATAAATAATATTCGTAAAGAAATTGATGATATAAAATATCTAACAGAAAATAGGAAAAAGGAATTAACAAAGCTTGAAAGTGTCATTAATGATGAAGATTCCAATGTTTCAGAGCTTTTGATGGATGAGATAAGTCAGTTAAAGCTAGTATCAGGGTTAGATGATGTTCAAGGCCCTGGGATAAGGATAATATTAGCTGATAACGAAGATGAAGAAATAGTTGGTGGACAAATAAACGATGATATTGTGCATGATGCTACTGTACAAATCCTTTTAAATGATTTGAGGAAGGCTGGTGCAGAGGCTATAAGTATTAATGGGCAAAGGGTTATGTCGAGATCAGAGATTAAATGTGCTGGACCTACAATAAGAGTTAATGGCAGAAGCTCTGCAAATCCTTTTGTTATAACTGCAATAGGAGATCCTAAATTACTTTATGCAGCTATCAATGCACCAAATACTTATGGCTGGATATTGAAGGAGGTCCACAAGCTTAGAGTTGAAACAATAATGAAAGACAACGTATATGTGCCTAAATATTACTGGGCAGACCAAGAATTTAAACACGCAAAACCAAAAAAAGAAGGTGAACAATCATGA
- a CDS encoding DUF881 domain-containing protein has protein sequence MNDVKSKVAIILVCIALGIILAVQFKTVENTVGYGTIPTQRAQQMAIDYKKLQDERDGIRNELDNLESKLKQYEKGEAEKDVYVENLYKDIEKYRALAGYEDLQGPGIIIEINDPPAEVIFGGDSSIIVENYEFLLQMISVINATEAEAISINEQRYTSFTEIVPAAGHLEINGVSVGPPFVIRAIGKPDDLENALRIKHGLIWRMENLLNLDIHIKQEQNIVIPKYRKIKDFRYAKPVEEISN, from the coding sequence ATGAACGATGTCAAGAGCAAAGTCGCCATTATATTGGTCTGTATCGCATTAGGTATAATTCTAGCAGTTCAATTCAAAACTGTTGAGAATACTGTAGGCTATGGAACAATACCTACTCAAAGAGCTCAACAGATGGCAATTGATTATAAAAAGCTTCAAGACGAGAGAGACGGGATAAGAAATGAATTAGATAATCTTGAATCTAAGCTAAAACAGTATGAAAAAGGCGAAGCAGAAAAAGATGTTTATGTTGAAAATTTATATAAGGATATAGAAAAGTATAGAGCCTTAGCAGGATATGAAGATCTCCAAGGTCCGGGGATTATTATTGAAATAAATGACCCTCCAGCTGAAGTTATATTTGGAGGTGATTCTAGTATTATTGTTGAAAATTATGAGTTTCTCCTCCAAATGATAAGTGTCATAAATGCAACAGAGGCAGAAGCTATCTCTATAAATGAACAAAGATATACAAGCTTCACAGAAATAGTTCCAGCTGCTGGTCACCTAGAGATAAATGGAGTATCCGTAGGTCCTCCTTTTGTGATAAGGGCAATAGGAAAACCTGATGATTTAGAAAACGCACTTCGTATAAAGCATGGACTCATATGGCGAATGGAAAATCTTCTTAATTTAGATATTCACATTAAACAGGAACAAAATATAGTTATTCCTAAATATAGAAAAATCAAAGATTTTAGATATGCTAAACCAGTAGAAGAAATATCAAACTAA
- a CDS encoding FtsQ-type POTRA domain-containing protein: MSKVDRKIKRKKNRLIFIIILLLTSTFFILYTKTSFFHISSIEVFGNEKITDDKLILASGIIIDENIFKINLKMAKENILLHPYVKNVKVQRKLPNKIFINIEERKEVAIINYINSYVYIDEEGTILNMLSEKKDEHIVEISGLEISNPVIGQKIVFSNEEIQEKILEFINDIISLGLSTSFKTANIDENNKITIYMDNGGEVAFGTLDDVKYKLNFLISILKELESKNQGYRVIHLDKGSNAVIIKDND; the protein is encoded by the coding sequence ATGAGTAAAGTAGATAGAAAAATTAAAAGGAAAAAGAACAGACTTATATTTATTATAATTTTATTACTAACCTCGACCTTTTTTATTCTTTATACTAAGACAAGCTTTTTTCATATTTCTAGTATAGAGGTTTTTGGAAATGAAAAAATTACCGATGATAAATTGATACTTGCATCAGGTATAATAATAGATGAGAATATTTTTAAGATTAATCTGAAGATGGCAAAGGAAAACATATTATTGCATCCTTACGTAAAAAATGTTAAAGTACAGAGAAAGTTACCAAATAAAATATTTATTAATATAGAAGAGAGAAAAGAAGTAGCTATTATTAATTACATTAATTCATATGTATATATTGATGAAGAAGGAACTATTTTAAATATGCTTTCTGAAAAAAAGGATGAGCATATTGTTGAAATAAGTGGATTAGAAATAAGCAATCCAGTAATAGGGCAAAAAATAGTCTTTAGCAATGAAGAAATACAAGAGAAAATATTGGAATTTATCAACGATATCATAAGCCTAGGATTATCAACCTCCTTTAAAACAGCGAATATTGATGAAAATAATAAAATTACTATTTATATGGATAATGGAGGAGAGGTTGCATTTGGGACCTTAGATGATGTAAAATATAAATTGAATTTTCTTATATCTATATTAAAAGAACTAGAAAGCAAAAACCAAGGGTATCGGGTGATTCATCTAGACAAAGGAAGCAATGCAGTCATAATTAAGGATAATGATTAG
- the murA gene encoding UDP-N-acetylglucosamine 1-carboxyvinyltransferase, giving the protein MSKYIIEGGKRLVGEVPVIGAKNAVLPILAATVINNNTSTIFNTPNLRDVEIMEQILISIGCKVNRVDNVIFVDSRNISKIKIPEELVREMRSSIILMGAMLTRCGEVEVSYPGGCEIGPRPIDLHLKALRQLGATIEESHGFLYCKAEKLKGCDIQLDFPSVGATENIMLAAVKAEGTTIIRNAAREPEIIDLQNFLNGIGAKIHGAGTSVIRIDGVDSFTSVEHTIIPDRIVAGTYMVASAITGGEVILKNIEVEHIQSIIAKLKETGCMIYNNCTTLKIIGPKKVNAIETVQTLPYPGFPTDMQAQMIALLSIANGTSIVTETIFENRFKHVEELVRMGANIKIAGKVAIIKGVKELTGAKVTSKDLRGGAALVLAALAANGTSVIEDTFHIERGYDGLEKALLALNADIKKT; this is encoded by the coding sequence ATGAGTAAGTATATCATAGAAGGTGGCAAAAGGCTAGTTGGAGAAGTTCCTGTAATAGGAGCTAAGAACGCAGTGCTACCAATATTAGCAGCAACTGTAATAAATAATAATACAAGTACGATTTTTAATACTCCAAATCTAAGAGATGTAGAGATTATGGAACAAATTTTAATTTCTATAGGATGCAAGGTTAATAGAGTAGACAATGTTATTTTTGTAGACTCAAGAAATATTTCTAAGATTAAGATACCAGAAGAGCTTGTTAGGGAAATGCGTTCTTCGATTATATTAATGGGAGCAATGTTGACTCGATGTGGTGAAGTAGAAGTGAGCTATCCTGGTGGATGTGAGATTGGACCTAGACCTATTGATCTTCATTTAAAAGCACTTAGACAACTAGGGGCTACAATCGAAGAATCTCATGGTTTTCTGTATTGTAAAGCTGAAAAATTAAAGGGTTGTGATATACAGCTAGATTTTCCAAGTGTAGGTGCTACAGAAAATATTATGTTAGCAGCTGTAAAAGCTGAAGGTACTACAATAATTAGAAATGCTGCCCGTGAGCCAGAGATAATAGATCTTCAGAACTTTCTCAACGGAATAGGAGCCAAGATACATGGGGCAGGCACAAGTGTAATAAGAATAGATGGCGTAGATAGCTTTACTAGCGTAGAGCATACGATAATACCAGATAGAATTGTTGCTGGAACCTATATGGTTGCTTCTGCAATCACAGGAGGAGAAGTTATACTGAAAAATATAGAGGTAGAGCATATTCAATCTATTATAGCAAAGCTAAAGGAAACAGGATGTATGATATATAATAATTGTACTACTTTAAAAATAATTGGACCTAAAAAGGTCAATGCTATTGAAACAGTTCAGACTTTACCTTATCCTGGCTTTCCTACAGATATGCAGGCACAAATGATTGCTTTACTCAGTATTGCTAATGGAACAAGCATTGTTACAGAAACAATTTTTGAAAATAGATTTAAGCATGTAGAAGAGCTTGTTAGAATGGGTGCCAATATAAAGATAGCAGGAAAGGTTGCTATAATTAAAGGAGTAAAAGAACTTACAGGTGCAAAGGTTACATCTAAGGATTTAAGAGGAGGAGCCGCTCTTGTTTTAGCTGCATTGGCAGCTAATGGAACATCAGTTATAGAAGATACTTTCCATATTGAAAGAGGCTATGATGGTTTAGAAAAAGCTCTTCTTGCTTTAAATGCAGACATTAAGAAGACTTAG
- the murG gene encoding undecaprenyldiphospho-muramoylpentapeptide beta-N-acetylglucosaminyltransferase — protein sequence MKVLITGGGTGGHIYPALAIARKIKMEYKNADILYVGTEKGLEAELIPKEGLRFKTIRVMGFSRKLSKNTFKSIKELFLGLSDAKKVINDFKPDIVIGTGGYVCGPLVLTAALKKIPTMIHEQNAFPGVTNRILSRFVDRIAGSFEESRKYFKDTNKLVITGNPIRQDIVGFDKQVAYEDLNIDKNKPFVLSFGGSGGQKKLNDAMLEVIVKNSNNQNMQIIHVTGKRLYESFMKELKQKGVDELIDNIRVYPYFFEVPKALSIADVALTSGGAIAIAEITAVGIPSILIPKAYTTENHQEYNARALEKNGASIVILEKDLNGELLNKEINNLLSDKRKLRDMAIKSRKMGIINADDRILNIVRELIS from the coding sequence ATGAAAGTGTTGATTACAGGTGGAGGTACAGGGGGACATATCTACCCTGCTTTAGCCATTGCTAGAAAAATTAAAATGGAATATAAGAACGCAGATATATTATATGTAGGAACAGAAAAAGGGCTAGAAGCAGAATTAATTCCAAAGGAAGGGCTTAGATTTAAGACTATTAGGGTAATGGGCTTTAGCAGGAAGCTTTCAAAGAATACCTTTAAATCTATTAAGGAGCTATTTTTAGGTTTAAGTGACGCTAAAAAAGTAATAAATGATTTCAAGCCCGATATCGTAATAGGCACAGGTGGGTACGTATGTGGACCTCTTGTTTTAACTGCTGCATTAAAGAAAATACCTACAATGATTCATGAACAAAATGCTTTTCCTGGGGTTACCAATAGAATACTTTCTAGATTTGTAGACAGAATAGCAGGCAGCTTTGAGGAGTCTAGAAAGTATTTTAAGGACACTAATAAATTGGTAATTACAGGCAATCCTATACGTCAAGATATTGTTGGATTTGATAAACAAGTTGCTTACGAGGACCTAAATATTGATAAAAATAAACCCTTCGTATTATCCTTTGGTGGAAGTGGCGGCCAGAAGAAATTAAATGATGCTATGCTTGAGGTTATTGTTAAGAATAGTAATAATCAAAATATGCAAATAATTCATGTAACAGGTAAGAGATTATATGAAAGCTTTATGAAAGAGTTGAAACAAAAAGGCGTAGATGAGTTAATAGATAATATTAGAGTATATCCATATTTTTTTGAGGTACCAAAAGCATTGTCTATAGCCGATGTAGCTTTGACTAGTGGTGGAGCAATTGCCATTGCAGAAATAACAGCAGTAGGCATTCCAAGTATACTTATACCAAAGGCTTATACTACAGAAAATCATCAGGAGTATAATGCAAGGGCTCTAGAAAAAAATGGAGCCAGTATAGTTATACTGGAAAAAGACTTGAATGGAGAACTACTAAACAAAGAGATCAACAATCTACTGTCTGATAAAAGAAAATTAAGGGATATGGCAATTAAAAGTAGAAAAATGGGTATCATTAATGCAGATGATAGAATACTTAATATAGTAAGAGAATTAATTTCATAG
- the ftsW gene encoding putative lipid II flippase FtsW — protein MAKKRASDFTLMIAVILLVCIGIIMVFSSSWPDALYSKKDGYHFLKKQLVASAIGLVAMIFFMNFNYWNLDKLARLIFTASIVLGLLIYTPLGMEANGARRWINLGFTTFMPSDAIKLGSIIYLSSFLAKRKDSIKKFTKGFIPSMVIIGIACGLIILQKDLSTSATLGLTLFILLFVSGVNIFHLSFLAILGGAAGFLAILGEEFRRKRILAFLDPFAPEVRDNVGYQAVQSLYALGSGGLFGLGLGKSRQKFFYIPEPYNDFIFAIIGEELGFLGCVTVMLLILLIIWRGLRIALGTKDLFGCYLATGIVSLITVQSLIHIAVVTSSMPTTGITLPFISFGGTSLMMYMAAAGILLNISRHSELDRS, from the coding sequence ATGGCTAAAAAAAGAGCCAGTGACTTTACCTTGATGATTGCTGTAATCTTACTTGTCTGTATTGGGATAATAATGGTCTTTAGCTCTAGTTGGCCAGATGCCTTGTACAGCAAGAAAGATGGCTACCATTTTTTAAAAAAACAACTTGTAGCCAGTGCTATAGGACTAGTAGCCATGATATTCTTCATGAACTTTAACTATTGGAACCTTGATAAATTGGCTAGGTTAATATTTACTGCATCAATAGTCTTAGGATTATTAATATATACGCCACTTGGAATGGAGGCCAATGGAGCTAGAAGATGGATTAATTTAGGTTTTACTACATTCATGCCGTCAGATGCTATTAAATTGGGATCAATTATTTATTTATCATCTTTTTTAGCTAAAAGAAAAGACAGTATAAAGAAGTTTACCAAAGGATTTATCCCGTCCATGGTAATAATAGGGATTGCCTGTGGACTCATAATTTTGCAGAAGGATTTAAGTACTAGTGCTACACTAGGCTTAACTTTGTTTATTCTCCTATTTGTTTCAGGAGTAAATATATTTCATCTCTCTTTTCTGGCCATACTTGGAGGGGCAGCAGGTTTTTTAGCAATATTAGGTGAAGAATTTAGACGAAAGAGAATCTTGGCCTTTCTGGACCCCTTTGCTCCAGAGGTAAGAGATAATGTTGGATATCAAGCAGTCCAATCTCTTTATGCTTTAGGTTCAGGTGGATTGTTTGGACTAGGCCTAGGCAAAAGCAGGCAAAAGTTTTTTTACATTCCAGAGCCCTATAATGATTTTATATTCGCAATCATTGGTGAAGAGCTTGGATTTTTAGGATGTGTGACTGTTATGCTACTAATTCTTCTCATAATATGGAGAGGTTTAAGAATTGCTTTAGGTACAAAGGATTTATTTGGATGTTATCTTGCAACAGGGATAGTTTCGCTTATTACTGTCCAGTCCTTGATCCATATAGCAGTTGTAACATCCTCAATGCCTACTACAGGAATTACATTGCCCTTCATAAGCTTTGGAGGAACATCACTAATGATGTATATGGCAGCTGCTGGTATTTTATTAAACATATCAAGACATTCGGAATTAGATAGGAGCTGA